From one Callithrix jacchus isolate 240 chromosome 2, calJac240_pri, whole genome shotgun sequence genomic stretch:
- the C2H5orf24 gene encoding UPF0461 protein C5orf24 homolog isoform X2, whose translation MMHPVASSNPAFCGPGKPSCLNEDAMRAADQFDIYSSQQSKYSHTVNHKPMVCQRQDPLNESHLQTTSGRSIEIKDELKKKKNLNRSGKRGRPSGTTKSAGYRTSTGRPLGTTKAAGFKTSPGRPLGTTKAAGYKVSPGRPPGKKQQAFRCSSDA comes from the exons atgATGCATCCTGTTGCCAGCAGTAATCCAGCTTTCTGTGGGCCTGGCAAGCCTTCCTGCCTCAATGAAGATGCTATGAGAGCTGCTGATCAGTTTGACATATATTCCTCCCAGCAAAGCAAATACAGCCACACAGTCAACCACAAACCAATGGTTTGTCAGAGGCAAGACCCATTAAATGAGTCACACTTGCAGACTACAAGTGGTAGAAGcatagaaataaaagatgaactaaagaaaaagaagaatctcAACCGATCTGGTAAGCGTGGCCGGCCTTCAGGAACCACCAAATCAGCAGGATACCGGACCAGCACAGGCAGACCCCTGGGAACCACCAAAGCGGCTGGATTTAAGACAAGTCCAGGCAGACCTTTGGGGACAACTAAAGCTGCGGGATACAAAGTTAGCCCAGGGAGACCTCCAG GAAAAAAGCAGCAAGCCTTCAGGTGTTCCAGTGATGCCTGA
- the C2H5orf24 gene encoding UPF0461 protein C5orf24 homolog isoform X1, producing MMHPVASSNPAFCGPGKPSCLNEDAMRAADQFDIYSSQQSKYSHTVNHKPMVCQRQDPLNESHLQTTSGRSIEIKDELKKKKNLNRSGKRGRPSGTTKSAGYRTSTGRPLGTTKAAGFKTSPGRPLGTTKAAGYKVSPGRPPGSIKALSRLADLGYGCGTAAFPYPIMHSRAVHGVEETSSEVKPPNE from the coding sequence atgATGCATCCTGTTGCCAGCAGTAATCCAGCTTTCTGTGGGCCTGGCAAGCCTTCCTGCCTCAATGAAGATGCTATGAGAGCTGCTGATCAGTTTGACATATATTCCTCCCAGCAAAGCAAATACAGCCACACAGTCAACCACAAACCAATGGTTTGTCAGAGGCAAGACCCATTAAATGAGTCACACTTGCAGACTACAAGTGGTAGAAGcatagaaataaaagatgaactaaagaaaaagaagaatctcAACCGATCTGGTAAGCGTGGCCGGCCTTCAGGAACCACCAAATCAGCAGGATACCGGACCAGCACAGGCAGACCCCTGGGAACCACCAAAGCGGCTGGATTTAAGACAAGTCCAGGCAGACCTTTGGGGACAACTAAAGCTGCGGGATACAAAGTTAGCCCAGGGAGACCTCCAGGTAGCATTAAAGCTCTATCCCGTCTTGCCGATCTTGGTTATGGCTGTGGCACTGCTGCTTTTCCTTACCCTATAATGCATAGCAGAGCAGTTCATGGGGTAGAGGAAACTAGCAGTGAAGTCAAACCACCCAATGAATGA